A genomic window from Thermoplasmata archaeon includes:
- a CDS encoding zinc-ribbon domain-containing protein, translating into MSNGGKGSGAEEVLAFILGLIGIGALVAILSGLANQPCPYCGQSIPKNSKTCPKCGAGLYW; encoded by the coding sequence ATGTCCAACGGAGGTAAAGGGAGCGGCGCGGAGGAGGTTCTCGCGTTCATCCTGGGCCTCATCGGCATCGGGGCGCTCGTAGCGATTCTCTCCGGTCTGGCTAACCAGCCGTGCCCATACTGCGGCCAATCGATACCAAAGAATTCCAAGACGTGTCCGAAGTGCGGCGCAGGCCTCTACTGGTGA
- a CDS encoding tetratricopeptide repeat protein gives MSQSFANPYDFTKPVRNPELFAGRQKELAEIEYYLELSRGERPVFHNLAMIGARAAGKTSLLNVIEHLAKKKGILVVKVSLNAESSSNEVILFKEVIDGIMTNGAELGMFEGLGGKVYKQFRKIVDMLDANVEIPLLFGTAYIGVKKNNEGTLSQQVLVHDLKRLWEEAKKHEIPAIALLFDECDLLSKNETVLQKLRNTFSDIDGYMLVFAGTESMFPAISEVFSPIPRFFKRIGVGNFASLEETKECILKPLSEEEKQLVNLGSVAEIHMITGGNPYEVQLISHYMYKKHKEASTPQIALDVGVLDNVLIELDRLREGGGYKVADIVRRCYPDQLKALLASLECPSATTEQLSRFMVLSEIDRHPLEQLSNQVSFYGAIIEELIGKGITEDGERKLSFSGGQFDVLYLKYFAFSKGITEFQFGIPDQIDANVETKLTHVFLKDLPEYETNVRFDAEVLLQGPKRTKAKRVIFGGKFRSKEVKPGEWVTVFSFTPAEMESRFYLGDPSSIRFRVNVDWLKTGFVIQATVKDQAHLSAISKNIESLRTKLLVLGIEILLRDEVQITTEANALKEKGDFKVAQAKYDEAIRMNPNSEIAWANKGLAFFQRQDYQNALKCFEKWTEIRPRLPVAWEQRGRTLIHLGNFGNALECLQKAVDLGPEVWSAWDNRGRALLNTGNYDSAIASFERALALEPDDHDAILLKGTCYLRLGRHEDALQCFEEVLENAPQHMEALEEKAIALYELSRLDDASSIIEGLLAADPMNLGLMNLKAMVLSRSGDQEKAISICNEILVLEPKADFAYYNRACFESRLGKLDDSLSDLGKAIELDPTLSERALDENDFENLRGSPRFKQLVS, from the coding sequence GTGAGCCAATCCTTCGCCAATCCCTACGATTTTACAAAGCCAGTGAGGAATCCCGAGCTGTTTGCGGGCAGACAGAAGGAGCTGGCTGAGATCGAGTACTATCTCGAGCTGTCTCGTGGCGAGCGACCAGTGTTCCATAATCTTGCCATGATTGGTGCAAGAGCCGCCGGAAAGACGAGCCTTCTCAACGTCATCGAGCACCTCGCCAAGAAGAAGGGCATCCTCGTGGTCAAGGTCTCCCTCAACGCGGAGTCTTCCAGCAATGAGGTGATTCTGTTCAAGGAAGTCATCGATGGAATCATGACGAACGGGGCGGAGCTTGGGATGTTTGAGGGCCTCGGCGGCAAGGTTTACAAGCAATTCAGAAAGATTGTGGACATGCTCGATGCAAACGTGGAAATTCCTCTACTCTTCGGTACGGCCTATATAGGTGTGAAGAAGAACAACGAGGGCACCTTGTCGCAGCAAGTCCTTGTCCACGATCTCAAGAGGCTCTGGGAAGAAGCCAAGAAGCACGAAATCCCAGCGATAGCACTGCTGTTCGACGAGTGCGATCTCCTGTCAAAGAACGAAACAGTGTTGCAGAAACTGAGAAACACTTTCAGCGACATAGACGGCTACATGCTAGTCTTCGCGGGGACGGAGAGCATGTTCCCGGCGATTAGCGAAGTGTTCTCGCCGATACCGAGATTCTTCAAGAGGATAGGCGTCGGCAACTTCGCCAGCCTTGAAGAGACAAAGGAGTGCATTCTGAAGCCTCTCTCCGAGGAAGAGAAGCAACTTGTGAACTTGGGGAGCGTCGCGGAAATCCACATGATCACCGGTGGAAATCCATACGAAGTCCAGCTCATCTCGCACTATATGTACAAGAAACACAAGGAGGCCTCGACGCCACAAATAGCCCTCGATGTAGGGGTCCTCGACAATGTGCTGATCGAGTTGGATCGTCTCAGAGAAGGAGGAGGCTACAAGGTCGCCGACATTGTGCGCCGCTGTTATCCGGACCAGCTAAAGGCCCTCTTGGCAAGTTTGGAATGTCCATCGGCAACTACCGAACAATTATCCCGCTTCATGGTGCTCTCCGAAATCGACCGTCATCCACTAGAACAACTGAGCAACCAGGTTTCCTTTTATGGTGCGATTATTGAGGAACTTATAGGAAAGGGAATCACCGAGGACGGAGAAAGAAAGCTTAGCTTCTCCGGTGGCCAGTTTGATGTTCTGTATCTGAAATACTTCGCCTTTTCGAAAGGCATTACGGAATTTCAGTTTGGAATTCCTGACCAGATTGACGCGAACGTCGAGACCAAACTCACTCATGTCTTTCTGAAAGACCTGCCGGAGTACGAAACAAACGTCAGATTCGACGCTGAGGTCCTGTTGCAGGGCCCGAAAAGAACCAAGGCAAAGAGAGTAATTTTCGGCGGAAAGTTCCGCTCCAAGGAGGTGAAGCCCGGCGAATGGGTTACTGTGTTTTCATTTACGCCGGCTGAAATGGAAAGCCGGTTCTACCTTGGCGACCCCAGCTCAATCAGATTTCGTGTAAACGTAGATTGGCTGAAAACCGGGTTCGTCATTCAAGCCACAGTCAAGGACCAGGCACACCTTTCCGCAATCAGCAAGAACATAGAATCGCTGAGGACCAAGCTGCTCGTTCTGGGCATCGAAATCCTGTTGAGAGATGAAGTTCAGATAACCACGGAAGCGAACGCTCTAAAGGAGAAGGGAGACTTCAAGGTTGCGCAGGCAAAATACGACGAGGCTATCCGCATGAATCCAAACTCGGAGATTGCCTGGGCGAACAAGGGATTAGCATTCTTCCAGAGGCAGGACTACCAGAATGCGCTGAAGTGTTTTGAGAAATGGACAGAAATCAGGCCCCGGTTGCCCGTTGCCTGGGAGCAGAGAGGCAGGACCCTCATACACCTGGGGAATTTCGGGAACGCTCTCGAATGTCTTCAAAAGGCGGTGGACTTGGGTCCTGAAGTCTGGAGCGCCTGGGACAACCGGGGGCGGGCTCTCCTCAACACCGGGAACTATGATAGTGCGATCGCCTCGTTCGAAAGAGCTTTGGCACTAGAGCCTGACGACCATGACGCTATATTGCTCAAGGGAACATGCTATTTGAGATTGGGGAGGCATGAAGACGCCCTCCAGTGTTTCGAGGAGGTCCTCGAAAACGCCCCCCAACATATGGAAGCCCTTGAGGAAAAGGCAATCGCTCTCTATGAATTGAGCAGACTGGATGATGCGTCTTCAATTATTGAAGGGCTTCTAGCGGCGGATCCGATGAATCTGGGCCTGATGAATCTCAAGGCAATGGTGCTGAGTCGGAGCGGAGATCAGGAGAAAGCCATTTCGATTTGCAACGAGATCCTAGTTCTGGAGCCGAAGGCTGACTTCGCATACTACAACAGGGCGTGTTTTGAATCGAGACTCGGAAAGCTTGACGACTCTTTGTCGGACCTTGGCAAAGCCATCGAGCTTGATCCTACCCTTTCGGAACGTGCCCTAGACGAGAATGACTTTGAGAATCTGCGCGGAAGCCCGAGGTTCAAGCAACTGGTCAGCTAG